A single region of the Aquarana catesbeiana isolate 2022-GZ linkage group LG07, ASM4218655v1, whole genome shotgun sequence genome encodes:
- the LOC141102381 gene encoding natural cytotoxicity triggering receptor 3-like, translating to MLEEETLLIILAALQGLLSQTIHVSQIPIIWAKEGSPVTIPCDYNISDKNSTSMGSYKWYRDMIKSGLEVSENNHNYSGRLSTADTDQFISKRSATIVLYSVEVEDSGMYYCEVTLQFIHAVSGYGNGTFLNVTVSSSGPPSYLVMNIIRLILGVLVFLVALSVCLFQPRCFL from the exons ATGCTCGAAGAAGAGACTCTGCTGATTATATTGGCAGCTCTGCAAG gaCTTCTATCACAGACAATCCACGTATCGCAGATTCCAATAATATGGGCCAAAGAGGGCAGTCCAGTCACCATACCATGTGACTACAATATCAGTGATAAGAATAGCACTTCGATGGGATCCTACAAGTGGTACAGAGATATGATAAAATCTGGGTTGGAGGTCTCGGAAAATAATCACAATTACTCCGGGAGGCTCTCCACAGCAGATACCGATCAATTTATCAGCAAACGATCAGCCACCATTGTTCTGTACAGTGTGGAGGTTGAAGACTCTGGGATGTATTACTGTGAAGTCACTCTTCAGTTCATCCATGCAGTGTCGGGATATGGAAATGGAACATTTCTCAATGTGACAG TCTCCAGCTCTGGACCTCCCTCCTACCTTGTCATGAATATTATAAGATTGATTCTGGGGGTTCTGGTGTTCCTGGTCGCCCTATCTGTCTGCTTGTTCCAGCCGAG GTGTTTTCTCTGA